The bacterium genome contains a region encoding:
- a CDS encoding FAD-dependent oxidoreductase — translation MSAPPPLRHAVAVIGGATAGAEVASRLADHGCAVSVFEQNPRPYGKIEDGLPRWHVGLRNKEYEAISAKLSKPWVHFVPNTKVGQDVGFAELCREWGFSAVVLACGAWRDRQLPIEGADDWIGKGLIYQNPFIIWFNHKHESGYSGETFEAQDGALVVGGGLASIDVAKLLMLETTLAKLRERGIDLDLIELEVKGIPKILAQHDLKFEDLGLEGCTIFYRRRPEDMPLVEIPDGADEARADKVRNARKRLLEKAMEKFRFRLEELSSPDALLTEGDRVVGLRLRRTTMESGRPTPTDETYERHGSCVISSIGSIPEPIPEIEMKGELFAFTDWDLGRLDGYPNVFSVGNVVTGKGNIVASRKHAGEVVEAAIESYLGLGEDGHTAEAELPNREAEAAGEQAERISEAIGKTEPASAEALGRALEKTRARQKAVGYDGNYANWIARVSPEELD, via the coding sequence ATGAGTGCTCCTCCCCCGCTACGTCATGCCGTTGCAGTGATCGGCGGTGCCACCGCCGGTGCCGAGGTCGCTTCCCGGTTGGCCGATCATGGCTGCGCCGTCAGCGTATTCGAGCAGAACCCCCGGCCCTACGGGAAGATCGAGGATGGTCTTCCGCGCTGGCACGTGGGGCTGCGCAACAAGGAATACGAGGCCATCTCGGCCAAGCTCTCGAAGCCCTGGGTCCACTTCGTGCCCAACACGAAGGTCGGGCAGGATGTGGGTTTTGCCGAACTCTGCCGGGAATGGGGCTTCTCCGCGGTCGTCCTGGCCTGCGGCGCCTGGCGTGATCGGCAGCTTCCGATCGAGGGCGCGGACGACTGGATCGGCAAGGGACTCATCTACCAGAATCCGTTCATCATCTGGTTCAACCACAAGCACGAATCAGGCTATTCCGGCGAAACCTTCGAGGCCCAGGATGGCGCACTGGTGGTGGGCGGCGGGCTGGCGTCGATCGACGTGGCCAAGTTGCTGATGCTCGAGACCACCCTTGCGAAGCTGCGTGAGCGTGGCATCGATCTCGACCTGATCGAACTCGAAGTGAAGGGGATCCCGAAGATCCTGGCCCAGCACGATCTGAAATTCGAAGACCTCGGGCTCGAGGGCTGCACGATCTTCTACCGGCGGCGGCCAGAGGACATGCCGCTGGTCGAAATCCCCGACGGTGCCGACGAAGCCCGCGCCGACAAGGTGCGCAACGCCCGAAAACGATTGCTCGAGAAGGCAATGGAGAAGTTCCGCTTCCGACTCGAGGAGCTCTCCTCCCCGGACGCCCTGCTCACCGAAGGCGATCGCGTCGTGGGCTTGCGACTTCGACGGACGACCATGGAAAGCGGACGCCCGACGCCCACGGACGAGACCTACGAGCGACACGGCAGCTGCGTGATCAGCTCGATCGGCTCGATCCCCGAACCGATCCCGGAGATCGAGATGAAGGGGGAGCTCTTCGCGTTCACGGATTGGGATCTGGGGCGTCTGGATGGCTACCCGAATGTGTTCTCGGTTGGCAATGTCGTGACCGGCAAGGGCAACATCGTCGCTTCGCGCAAGCATGCAGGCGAAGTCGTCGAAGCCGCAATCGAGTCCTACCTGGGGCTCGGTGAGGACGGACATACGGCCGAAGCCGAACTCCCCAACAGGGAGGCGGAAGCGGCAGGTGAACAAGCCGAGCGAATCAGCGAGGCGATTGGAAAAACCGAACCGGCCTCAGCCGAAGCCCTCGGGCGCGCCCTCGAGAAAACGCGTGCGCGGCAAAAGGCCGTTGGCTACGACGGCAACTACGCCAACTGGATCGCTCGAGTGAGCCCTGAAGAACTGGACTAG